A genome region from Cucurbita pepo subsp. pepo cultivar mu-cu-16 chromosome LG02, ASM280686v2, whole genome shotgun sequence includes the following:
- the LOC111787613 gene encoding cytokinin hydroxylase-like has protein sequence MAIMIFLATLLVIFVSSFAKIAYDTLSFYWLTPRRIRKRMAEQGVYGPNPRPFTGNILDVVELVKESTANDMSSISHDIVDRLLPYYSAWTKQYGKRFIYWNGMEPRLCLTEMELVKEVLGKSSNVCGRSWMQRQGTKHFIGNGLLMANGENWHHQRHLISPAFRGERLKSYAGLMVECTNKMIQSLEAQLEEGQTVFEIADCMKRLTADIISRTAFDASSDKGIQIFDMLTQLQHLCAQASRHLCIPGSRFFPSKYNRKIKSLKMEVERMLMEIIGSRKEGVEIGRSSGYGSDLLGMLLKEMQRKRDDGFSLDLQLVMDECKTFFFAGHDTTSLLLSWTIMLLATNPSWQHKARAEVAQVCNGRPPSVEHLPKLTLLSMVINESLRLYPPATVLPRIAFEDIKVRDLEIPKGLSVWIPVLAIHHSEELWGKDANEFNPERFGSKAFSGGRFIPFSSGPRTCIGQGFALMEAKIILAMLLSKFSFTISDTYRHAPVVVLTIQPKYGIQVCLTPLPSSTFLTHI, from the exons ATGGCGATTATGATCTTTCTAGCAACtcttttggtcatttttgTTTCATCCTTTGCAAAGATTGCATATGATACTCTCTCTTTCTACTGGCTTACCCCTAGAAGAATCAGGAAGAGGATGGCCGAGCAAGGCGTTTATGGCCCCAACCCACGACCCTTCACCGGAAACATCCTCGATGTCGTAGAGCTTGTCAAGGAATCCACAGCCAACGACATGAGCTCCATCAGTCACGACATCGTTGATCGTTTGTTACCCTATTACTCTGCATGGACAAAGCAATACG GAAAGAGGTTTATATATTGGAACGGGATGGAGCCGAGGCTGTGTTTGACGGAGATGGAGTTGGTGAAGGAAGTATTGGGGAAGAGCAGCAATGTGTGTGGGAGGTCATGGATGCAAAGACAAGGGACCAAACACTTCATAGGCAATGGATTGTTGATGGCAAATGGAGAAAATTGGCATCATCAACGTCACCTCATTTCACCTGCGTTTAGGGGGGAAAGGCTTAAG AGCTATGCGGGGTTGATGGTGGAATGCACCAACAAAATGATCCAATCATTGGAGGCCCAATTGGAGGAGGGCCAGACAGTGTTCGAAATTGCTGATTGCATGAAACGCCTCACCGCCGACATCATTTCCCGGACTGCGTTCGACGCAAGCTCCGACAAAGGCATCCAAATCTTTGATATGCTCACTCAGCTTCAGCACCTCTGCGCACAAGCCAGCCGCCACCTCTGCATCCCCGGTAGCCG ATTTTTTCCGAGTAAATAcaacagaaaaataaagtcaCTAAAAATGGAGGTGGAGAGAATGTTAATGGAGATCATTGGAAGCAGAAAAGAGGGCGTGGAGATAGGAAGAAGCAGTGGATATGGAAGCGATTTGTTGGGAATGCTATTGAAGGAGATGCAGAGAAAGAGAGACGATGGATTCAGCTTAGACTTGCAGCTCGTAATGGATGAATGCAAGACTTTCTTCTTTGCTGGCCATGATACCACTTCTCTTTTGCTCAGCTGGACCATCATGTTGCTCGCTACTAACCCTTCTTGGCAACACAAGGCTCGTGCTGAAGTCGCCCAAGTTTGCAACGGCCGACCTCCCTCGGTCGAACATCTCCCTAAGCTCACTTTG CTGAGCATGGTGATAAACGAGTCCCTAAGGCTTTACCCACCGGCCACGGTGCTACCGAGAATAGCGTTCGAGGACATAAAGGTAAGAGATTTAGAGATTCCGAAAGGGCTATCGGTATGGATACCAGTGCTTGCCATTCATCACAGCGAGGAGCTGTGGGGAAAAGACGCAAACGAGTTCAACCCAGAGAGGTTTGGGTCGAAAGCATTCAGTGGTGGGCGGTTCATTCCATTTTCCAGCGGACCAAGGACCTGCATCGGCCAGGGGTTCGCGTTGATGGAAGCTAAGATCATATTGGCTATGTTACTCTCCAAGTTCAGCTTCACTATTTCCGACACTTATCGCCATGCTCCTGTTGTTGTTCTCACCATACAGCCTAAGTATGGAATTCAAGTTTGCCTCACTCCGTTGCCTTCTTCAACCTTTCTTAcacatatataa
- the LOC111788591 gene encoding LOB domain-containing protein 41-like — translation MRMSCNGCRVLRKGCSENCSIRPCLQWIKSPESQANATVFLAKFYGRAGLMNLINAGPEHLRPAIFRSLLYEACGRIVNPIYGSVGLLWSSNWHLCQAAVEAVLKGAPIIPINSEAATTGDGPPLKAYDIRHISKDENSAASNDGGANRRVRTRCRFKRSAVKDKESTGIVSAVAESTRRLFSSTEINRSSSGESSLTHQSDSPHLEHESKETESMISVETADVSPPSAPSAFFRSESSHVQRKFTNHDGGRMTIPESELALELTLGMEPVSRAQHVVPMKKRKIEANDGLRPNKETCNTILGLDFVAGN, via the exons ATGCGGATGAGTTGTAATGGTTGCAGAGTTCTTCGCAAAGGTTGCAGTGAAAATTGTAGTATTCGACCTTGTTTGCAGTGGATCAAGAGTCCTGAATCTCAGGCTAACGCTACTGTTTTTCTTGCTAAGTTTTATGGCCGTGCTGGACTTATGAATCTTATCAACGCTGGTCCTGAGCATCTACGGCCTG CGATCTTTAGATCTCTTCTCTATGAGGCTTGTGGACGGATTGTGAATCCGATTTACGGATCGGTTGGATTGTTGTGGTCTAGTAATTGGCATCTCTGTCAGGCGGCTGTTGAGGCGGTGCTTAAAGGTGCTCCGATTATTCCGATTAATTCTGAGGCGGCCACGACTGGCGATGGACCGCCGTTGAAGGCTTACGACATTCGGCATATTTCTAAGGATGAAAACTCCGCCGCCTCCAACGATGGTGGAGCGAATCGGCGAGTCAGGACTCGGTGCCGTTTTAAGCGATCGGCCGTGAAGGATAAAGAGAGTACTGGAATTGTATCTGCTGTAGCGGAGTCGACTCGGCGACTGTTCTCCTCGACAGAGATTAACCGTTCGTCGAGCGGTGAGTCGTCGCTGACTCACCAATCTGACTCGCCGCATCTCGAACATGAGAGCAAAGAAACCGAGAGCATGATCTCGGTGGAGACGGCGGATGTTTCTCCTCCTTCGGCGCCGTCGGCTTTTTTCAGATCGGAATCCAGTCACGTACAAAGAAAATTCACCAACCACGACGGCGGCAGGATGACAATTCCGGAAAGCGAATTAGCTCTAGAACTTACCCTGGGGATGGAGCCGGTATCACGTGCCCAGCACGTGGTTCCAATGAAGAAGCGAAAGATAGAGGCCAACGATGGGCTGAGGCCCAATAAGGAAACGTGCAATACGATTTTGGGCCTGGATTTTGTAGCCGGAAACTAG
- the LOC111788490 gene encoding uncharacterized protein LOC111788490 — MNQFIFQQNTFFSCEETWGYASISDLKDPVVCPKPRRLAILANNHIKHPLKWHQAEACDSKAGADLLDIILNKGSEQSSVNVASSPPFYCGSPPSRASNPLIQDARFRDEKLSSPMPVLAAAAYSPLSLSSPSSATATGSHKGGGGGCARMTFGLKPAAVRVEGFDCLSRDRXLSLFILSPFY; from the exons ATGAATCAATTCATTTTTCAGCAGAATACCTTTTTTTCATGTGAAGAGACATGGGGGTATGCCTCTATCTCTGATCTGAAGGACCCTGTTGTGTGTCCCAAGCCCAGGCGGCTTGCAATTCTTGCTAACAATCACATTAAACACCCCTTGAAATGGCACCAAGCTGAGGCTTGTGATTCAAAAGCTGGGGCAGACCTTCTAGACATCATTTTAAACAAG GGGTCGGAACAATCTAGCGTCAATGTGGCTTCATCACCTCCGTTTTATTGCGGATCTCCGCCGAGCAGGGCTTCCAATCCATTAATCCAGGATGCGCGGTTTAGAGATGAGAAACTCAGTAGTCCTATGCCAGTATTGGCTGCAGCAGCATACTCCCCATTGAGTCTCTCATCGCCATCATCGGCGACAGCGACGGGGTCGCACAAAGGGGGAGGAGGAGGGTGTGCGAGAATGACGTTCGGTCTAAAACCGGCTGCAGTTAGAGTAGAAGGATTTGATTGCCTGAGTAGGGACCGGCANTTGTCATTATTTATCCTATCACCTTTTTATTGA